GAGATCGGCGGCCTCAGCCGCCAGGAGCTCGACCAGGCCGACAGCGAGGCCCGCGTGCTCGACGCCCAGCTCGCCGAGTTGGCTGCCGAGGTGCGCCGACGACAGGTCGTCGCCCCGTTCGCGGGCGAGATCGGGCTTCGGCAAGTCAGCGTCGGCGCCTACGTCGCGCCGGGCGACCCCATCGCGACGCTCCGCATCACGGGCCAGCTCCGGCTGGAGTTCACGGTCCCCGAGCGCTACCTCGGCCAGATCCGCGAGGGCCAGCCGGTCCGGTTCTCCGTGCCCGGCCAGGAGGACCCGTTCGTGGGCACGATCTACGCGACCGAGCCGAACGTCGACGCGTCGACGCGGGCGTTCACCGTCCGCGCCCGCGTGCGGAACCCCGGGGGCGTGCTCGTGCCCGGCGCCTTCGCCGAGGTCGAGCTGGTCCTCGACGAGATCCCCGAGGCGCTCCTCATTCCGACCGCCTCGGTCATCACGGGGGCCGACAGCACGACCGTCTTCGTCGTTCGCGACGGGACCGCCGTGCCACGAGCGATCACCACGGGCGTCCGCACGACCGACCGGATCCAGGTCACCAGCGGCCTCTCGCCGGACGACGTGGTCCTGACCTCGGGCCTCAACCAGGTCCGCCCCGGCCAGGCGATCCGCACGGGCGGCGCGTTCGACCCCACGCAGGTCCGCCCCGCGAGCACGACCGCCGAGGAGCGCGCCTACCAGACCGCCGACTAGCCCCGCCCCGTCCGCCTCGGCACCGAGGCGGCCCCACTCCCCTCCCACCCCGTGGCCTCGCTCTACGACGTCTCCGTCCGGCGGCCCGTCTTCGCGACGGTGCTGTCGCTCGCGATCCTGATCGGCGGGGCGATCGGGTACATGGAGCTCGGCGTGCGCGAGTACCCGATCGTCCAGACGCCGGTGATCTCGGTCTCGACGAGCCTGCGGGGTGCCAACGCGGCCGTCATCGAGAGCCAGGTGACCGAGCCCATCGAGGAGTCGGTCAACGCCATCGACGGGATCCGGTCGATCACGAGCACGAGCAACGAGGGCCGGAGCACGGTCCGCGTCGAGTTCGACCTCGGCGCCGACCTCGACGCCGCCGCGGCCGACGTCCGCGACCGCGTGAGCCGCGCGCGGGGCCAGATCCCGGACGAGGCGGAAGAACCCGTCATCTCGAAGGCGAACACCGACGGCGAGCCGGTCATCTTCCTCAACCTGTCGAGCGAGCAGTACTCGCTCCTGGAGCTGTCCGACATCGCGGACAACTTTTTCGCCGAGCGGCTCCAGACCATCGACGGCGTCGCCTCCGTCGACATCTGGGGCGACAAGCGGTACGCCATGCGGATGTGGATGGACCCGGCGAAGCTGGCCGCCTACGGGCTCACGCCGGGCGACGTCCAGCGGGCCGTCCAGACCCAGAACGTCGAGCTCCCCGGCGGGCGGATCGAGGGCGACCAGGTCGAGCTGACCATCCGCCCGCTCACGCGGCTCTCGACGGTCGAGGATTTTCAGAACCTCGTGCTCAAGAACGACGGGACGACGCTCGTCCGGTTCTCCGACGTCGGCCGCGTCGAGCTCGGCGCCCAGAACCTCCGGACGGTCCTCAAGCGCGACGGCGTCGCGATGGTCGGCGTCGTGCTCCGGCCGCTCCCCAACGCCAACGCCATCGACATCGTCGACGAGTTCTACGACCGCGTCGAGGAGATCAAGCCCGACCTCCCGCCGGGCATCGAGCTCGGCATCGGGTTCGACAACACGGAGCCAATCCGGGCCTCGATCGAGGAGGTCCGGAACACGGTCTTTATCGCGCTGATCCTCGTCGTGCTCGTCATCTTCGCGTTCCTGCGCGACTGGCGGACGACGCTGATCCCGGTCCTCGTCATCCCGGTCTCGCTCGTCGGCGCGTTCGGCGTGATGGCGCTGGCCGGGTTCTCGATCAACGTCCTCACGCTCCTGTCGCTCGTCCTCGCGATCGGGCTCGTGGTGGACGACGCGATCGTGGTGCTGGAGAACATCTACGCCAAGATTGAGGGCGGCATGGACCCGATCCGGGCGGCCGTGGTGGGGACGAAGGAGATCTACCTCGCCGTGATCGCGACGACGCTGGCCCTCGTGGCGGTCTTCCTCCCGATCATCTTCCAGAGCGGCGTGATCGGCGCGCTCTTCCGCGAGTTCGGGCTGACGATCGCGGCGGCCGTCGTCATCTCGTCGTTCGCGGCGCTGACGCTCACGCCGATGCTCTCGTCGAAGCTGCTCAAGCGGCGCGAGACGAAGCCGTGGCTCTACCGGAAGACCGAGCCCACCTTCGAGCGGCTCAACGGCGCCTACCGCCGGTCGCTGGGCGCCTTCCTCCGCGCGCGGTGGCTCGCGTTCGTCGTCATCGCCCTCGCCGGCCTCGGCGTATGGTGGCTCTTCTCGAACCTCGAGAGCGAGCTGGCGCCGGCCGAGGACCGCTCGCAGATGCGCGTGTTCGCGAACGCCCCGCAGGGCCGCGGCTACGCCTACATGGACGCCTACACGGACGAGCTCATCCGGCTCCTCCAGCGCGAGGTGCCCGAGGCGGAGGCCATCATCTCGGTGACGTC
This sequence is a window from Rubrivirga marina. Protein-coding genes within it:
- a CDS encoding efflux RND transporter periplasmic adaptor subunit encodes the protein MALTRPQKTSLWIGVGLVAMALLVVPRFFGDEEPAGPAAGGAGGPRGNDTLAVTVAPVSQELLEDRVTTTGTLLPWEAVEVRAEVAGRVVALNFAEGSFVGQGQTLVSLDTEVLRAQIEGARTRRDLARTQAQRYRELFEIGGLSRQELDQADSEARVLDAQLAELAAEVRRRQVVAPFAGEIGLRQVSVGAYVAPGDPIATLRITGQLRLEFTVPERYLGQIREGQPVRFSVPGQEDPFVGTIYATEPNVDASTRAFTVRARVRNPGGVLVPGAFAEVELVLDEIPEALLIPTASVITGADSTTVFVVRDGTAVPRAITTGVRTTDRIQVTSGLSPDDVVLTSGLNQVRPGQAIRTGGAFDPTQVRPASTTAEERAYQTAD
- a CDS encoding efflux RND transporter permease subunit, encoding MASLYDVSVRRPVFATVLSLAILIGGAIGYMELGVREYPIVQTPVISVSTSLRGANAAVIESQVTEPIEESVNAIDGIRSITSTSNEGRSTVRVEFDLGADLDAAAADVRDRVSRARGQIPDEAEEPVISKANTDGEPVIFLNLSSEQYSLLELSDIADNFFAERLQTIDGVASVDIWGDKRYAMRMWMDPAKLAAYGLTPGDVQRAVQTQNVELPGGRIEGDQVELTIRPLTRLSTVEDFQNLVLKNDGTTLVRFSDVGRVELGAQNLRTVLKRDGVAMVGVVLRPLPNANAIDIVDEFYDRVEEIKPDLPPGIELGIGFDNTEPIRASIEEVRNTVFIALILVVLVIFAFLRDWRTTLIPVLVIPVSLVGAFGVMALAGFSINVLTLLSLVLAIGLVVDDAIVVLENIYAKIEGGMDPIRAAVVGTKEIYLAVIATTLALVAVFLPIIFQSGVIGALFREFGLTIAAAVVISSFAALTLTPMLSSKLLKRRETKPWLYRKTEPTFERLNGAYRRSLGAFLRARWLAFVVIALAGLGVWWLFSNLESELAPAEDRSQMRVFANAPQGRGYAYMDAYTDELIRLLQREVPEAEAIISVTSPGFGSSGSVNSAFGNVILVEPDQRERSQDEIANAVQRELANLPGARVSVSQPASISTSSGRGSPVQMVLQAPNLEALQDALPAFMERAMQDPAFAFARADLEFTLPELQIVVDRDRAQSLGIQPLDVAQALAVALSEGRFGYFIRNGEQYEIIGQLEREARAAPNDLQGIFVRSAAGAPIPLSNLVTLTESAAPPQLYRYNRFTAATVSAEPAEGVSLGDAIEAMQQVTDETLPVGFTTTWTGQSRDFLETGGSIYVVFGLALVLIFLVLAAQFESFRDPVTILLTVPLALLGALGALWLFGSTLNVFSQIGLVMLIGLVTKNGILIVEFAKQKREDGLDRQEAAEEAAAARFRPILMTAFSTVLGTLPIALALGSGAESRVPMGLAVIGGMVVGTFLTLYVIPALYTYIASREATRIADEIDAIEDTAAGDGAATGTPGQPVELAPEAGGDGTEAEPAALVEPTRDDS